CATGGGGCCGTTCCAGGAGGCTCGGGCGCACCGAGACGATGCCGATATTCAGGTTCTTGTGCCGCCAGGCCACCGCGATCAATTCCTGCACCCAGGGCCAGCCGGGCGGGGAGGCGCAGATGCGCAGGTCCGGAAAGGCGCCGGCCACTTCGTCGAGATAAGCGGGGCGCCCATAATCCAGGAGGCTGGCGGTGGAAAAGTTGATGCCGCAATGGATGTTGACGGGGATATTGAGCTCCAGGCACGCCTCATAGAGCGGGAAGAGCAGCGGGTCGTTGGGCTTCAGGCGCAGTTCGAAGCATTGCAGGTTGAGGCCCTTGAGGCCGAGGTCGCGCACCGCATGGCGCAACTCGTCCACCGCCGCCGCGCCCTTGTGGGGGTCCACCCCGGCAAAACCGATGAAGCGGCCGCCCTGTCCGGCGCAGAACTCCGCCACGTCCTCATTGGCAATCTTGAAGCCGAAGGTGGTGGTGAGATCCCGCGCCTTGATGACGATGTGGCGGGCGTCCACGGCCTCGTAGGAGGCCAGATAATCGGCGAAGGCGTCGGGGCCGATCTCGGCGGCGCTGGCGGTCTCGCTGGATTTGTAGACCCGGCGGTAATTGGCGAGGTGCCCGGCCGTCTTCTGGAATTGCGGCAGCGGCGGGCGGCTCGAAAAATCGATGAGCATGGCGGCCTCCCGGGATCAGTCGACGGGCAGGAGCTGGGCGGCATCCGCCGGCCAGCCC
This genomic interval from Aquabacter sp. L1I39 contains the following:
- a CDS encoding amidohydrolase family protein, with translation MLIDFSSRPPLPQFQKTAGHLANYRRVYKSSETASAAEIGPDAFADYLASYEAVDARHIVIKARDLTTTFGFKIANEDVAEFCAGQGGRFIGFAGVDPHKGAAAVDELRHAVRDLGLKGLNLQCFELRLKPNDPLLFPLYEACLELNIPVNIHCGINFSTASLLDYGRPAYLDEVAGAFPDLRICASPPGWPWVQELIAVAWRHKNLNIGIVSVRPSLLERPHAGYEALLVYGAKVLKDQIIFGTGFPMLPVARTVAELDALPIPDHVRARWKYHNAAAFLGL